TGTGCAAGCAATTAGATCAAACTGCTGCTCAATCTGTGCAACAGTGCCAGAAAACAGATGTgaaactggggggaaaaagaagctAAATGTGCAATACTTTCCTTATACAGATATGGAAGCTGGGCTATCTTCTCATTTGAGGCTTTTACCCACACTTTTTGGGGACAGGATTCTTGCACAGCTTCCCACAGATTGCTGCAGCATTTGCCTGCCTTCAGCATATCTGGAGATTAGCCAGAAATTGTGCAGAATCACTGCTAAAGGCTGAGGCTTTGCTTCCCATGGAGCCTACAAAAGACCTGAGCACAGCTCAGTACAAAAAGCTACTCTGATTTCAACCTATAGGCCCCTTTAATTTGGTCACAGAGCTCAGAGACTGACAGTTTTGTCCAACATCACCACTCATGCTCTTGCCACACACATCAGTTTGATTTTGCACTGTAAACGTGGCACTGTAAACGTGGCACTTCAGTTAGGAGAATACTCTCAGGTAGTGAGCTGGTGGGGTCATTGTCTAACCTGCCAGACCTTCACACTCTTCAAGCCCTGGTCTATAGAAGTGGCAGGTGCACATTagttgcagtgctccagaacACTAAGCTTTGCCAGCAGAGAAAGTGCAATCCATCCAGTTCAGGAATTAACCAGTGTTAcactggccagcaccagaaatcCTCACTATACCTGGCTTCAATTTTGGCTTCAGAGGTTTCAACATGAAGAGGCAGAGCTCACTCTTCTGAAGAGGGTGTGGTAGTTAGATTTACATTGTCATTTCAAACCTTCAGCAAGGACTAACCACTCAGTTTGCCCCTGAGCACACAGTCAATGGTTGTGAGCTCTgcctcagagcctgcagctgcggccagcagccaccagcacaggACATGAACTTACCAtggctcctcctcctcttgtcctgctgcctctTTCCGAGTCTGAGGCTTCACAAGGGAATCTACTGCTCGCTCTAGCAGGTTCTCACAAAAGGCCTGATGAACTTGTGCAATAGGATCAgctagagaggaagaagaaaccaaAACGTTTCACTTGAATGCAGTGATAGCCACCTCCTGACACAAGCAAAGAGAAGAATCAAACCGTAGGAGCAAGAGGAAGTGCAGCAGAGGGAAATTCTTGAAGAATTAACACAAAGACTTCTCAAGATtacactttgtgcccctttcTAACCCTTTAATCCATTTATAAGGCCACAGCCCTTGGCCAAACAGCTCTCTGGCACTTTAGCCAAATGGCAATGGCAGGCAGCAAAACAGTGATGGCATTTCTATGCAGAGAATGAACTCTGGTCACACTAAAGCCACCTTCCAGAGGGTCAGGGTCATATCCAGGTTGTGTTTCAGCATATAGATGCACCTGGGATGACACAGCACAACACACAAAGAGAAGATAGCTGGCAGGCTTGAGGAGACCCCTCTCAGCTCCACAACCCGCTCTTGGCCACCAAGACCACAAGCAGGGTGGGCACACAAGAGCACGGTCTGCCAGGCTCGAAGTGCTGGGAGGCCTCACACTGAGGACACGAATGTCTCTCACCAGGGTTTCTCTGGGTGCAGTACAGGCTCTCCTTGGCAGCAGACTTCACTGTCCAGCTTCTCTCGACAAAAAACTTCTGTCCCAGGGGGTGACACAGCCAGCGCAAGGAGTCGGGAATGGCGCTCCGCTCCGCGCTGCACAGGCtctgagcctggctgaggaagtagctctggggaaaggagagagcaaGACTGAGAACGACATCCAGGGAAAGCAACATGCCACACAGGACGAAGGTCAGAGCATAATTGCAGCTCATACCATAATTGCAGGACACACTGGATTTGCAGTGCCAACAGATGCCCTGAGCTATGGCAATGCCAGCTTGCAGGCCCTTCCTagagctctgcctggaggtgtgatGGAAGAGGAAGCAACAACTCACTGCCAAGAAGCCAAGTTTGCCTCCACAGCGGGTTTTCAAGCCGACTGCAGCTGTCAGGTGGATTTCTGCCATTGTGCTGGGTGGGATCTTTTCTTCTGCACACTCGGCCAGATTGACAGCACACAGGGCCATGTGCAGGCCTGAGTAAGCTGAGCTAGAGGGAAGTTTACCTGCaccaagagaggaaggaaaaatgtTCACACTTAATGCAGAGGCACCAGTTACTCTGGTGACTTGCAGGGCTACCATCCAAAAGAGACAACGAGAGCCTACTTTCTGTTCAGGCAACAGAACAACAGTAACAGAGTCTTTCCTTCACAGATATCAAAGCTGGCATACACAGCTTTGCTTCTGCAAAGCCCTGGACAGCTAAATCAGTCATGAtaaaagggcttgtagtgataggatgagggcagatgaactgaagctggaagagggtagacttagactggagatcaggaagaaattcttgacagggagggtggtgagacactggaacaggttgcccagggaggttgtggatcccccctccctagaggtgttcaaggccaggtaggacagggccttgagcaacctggtctagtggaaggtgtccctgcccatggcagtagggattggaagtggctgatctttaaggtcccttccaacccaaaccattctatagcATTATGAAAATCATCAGCCAATTTTGTCTCGCTATATTCATCACTACATTAAAACTGAACTCTTCTGCAGTCCACACCTGGACCAACACAGATGTTAAGGACATCTACTTATCCCCGGTGGCATGGCTGCAATTCACAGAGCATGATTAGGCAGAAGGAAGTTCAGCTTGGATTTGTGATGAGCTGGGAGCCTATTAACATTGCAAATTGGTTTGCCAAGGAAACGGCAAAAACAGCCATTCACAAGGAGCGCTCAAGCACTTCCTCAGAACACGTGCACACGCACAAGGTTTCAAAGCACATCAACACCAACTGGCAatctgctctctgcacagcttgGGAAAACATTTCCAAGCAAttaaccccagctcctgcttccaCATCACATTCCCAAGCAATAGAGATGACACAAGCCTTTAGCAGTAGCAAAGAGTGAATGGGCTCaatcagctgctgcttgggaaAGGCTCTCGGTCACATCTGCAGACTCAGGAACGTGCAACTCAAGTCACTGCTGTTGCTCCAGTTAGTTGGTACAAAGCTCTTATATTGCATGAACCTGTTGAGGTTTGGCAAGTAGCTCCTGAAATTTGCCAGCAGCCATcccagaggaggcagtccagagtGTTCTTCCTGTATGCCCCAGAAtgagctctgagcctcctcattCAGCAAAACGAAGAGAACAGATCTGCCACCTCTGCTCCTACCTGTAATGTGGAGCTGAAGAGAGCAGATCTGCCACCTCTGCTCCTACCTGTAACGTGGAGCTGAAGAGAGCAGATCTGCCACCTCTGCTCCTACCTGTAATGTGGAGCTGAAGAGAGCAGATCTGCCACCTCTGCTCCTACCTGTAATGTGGAGCTGAAGAGAGCAGATCTGCCACCTCTGCTCCTACCTGTAatgtggagctgatggagcttgTGATAGGCCAGAGCCGCATCCCGAGCACTGGTCTTGGCCTCGTCCTCGAAGCCTGCGTTGGCCTCCCTTGCCCGCCACTGGTGAGAAGTCCTCTTCAGCAGCCACCGCACCAGCGCCAGCTTCTGCAGGCTATAGCGGATCACGttccaggacaggctgcaggccaAGTCCAGgcgggaggctggcagagctcgACCGAGTACGGACAGGCAGGTCTGCAGGTTTGATGCAGCTGCAGCAAAATCTCCCTGCAAATAACACCACAGAAGGTTCAAACAACCAAAAGCACCATCACAGAGATGCTTTGGGACCTCCTTAGCCATTTGCAAACTTCATGTGTAAACTAGGACAAAGTGTTTAGCTGAGGGAAGTCAACTCAGTCCTGGTGAGCATGAAGGCAGTTCACAGCAGCTGGATCTGGCCCTACCTGTCTTTCCACTCATAGCTCTGGTCCTGCACTTTCTGTGACACACATCTGCACTAGGTGAAAGGAACTTCCTGCTTCCTCAAACATAGGCCCCATAACAGAAGCTAAATGTGGCCTCAACAATGGAGAAGAGGATGGAGGACAGCAGACAGTGACAGCAGAGGCCAGGTACTGGGTTAAAATCAAGACCTTGCTGCCACACATTGCTACAAGATACAGCAGCAAGGAAGAAGCACAGAAGTTAGAAGCCTCTTACACTGCTGATGTCCAGGACTCACTAATTTAGTCTGATAGAGGACAGCAATCTGCTCAAgacagccaagcagcagctcctctgaaatCAGCCAAGGAGTATCACGCTCTTGCAAGTGCCAGGTCAGCACCTCACTAGGCCACATTTACCCTCTCCTAGAGGATGCCCGTGAAGCACAATGACAAGCCAACTTTACCCGTGCCAGGTCCAGGTCTGCTTGCTTGCGGTGCCTCCAGAAGGTGACGGACGATCGGGAGTGCAGCCGCGTCACTGGCTCGCCGTGCACCAGCAGCTTGATGAACACGCTCAGCACGATCACTCCGTTCACCAGCCACAGGATCAGCGTGGGCATCATCCAGCCAAACCAACCACCTGCATCTGCAGTGGGCATCCCAAAAGGGAAGTCATAAAGCTAATCCAGACACCAAAAGGCTAGCGACAGGATGGGGGCAGACCCAGAAGGACACCTGGCCACGCTTGCTCTTGCTACAACTGCATTCTGACGAGGAAACACCTctgtagaatcatggagtggtctgggttggaagggacctccaaaggtcacctcgTCCAacttcctctgcagtcagcagggacatcctcaactagatcaggttgcccagagcttcaTCAAGActtaccttgaatatctccagggatgaggcctcaactacctccatgggcaacccatttcagtgttctaccaccctcacagtaaagaactttttcctaacatccaatccaaatctgctcttctctagtttgaagtcattgccctttgtcctatcactacaggccttggTACACAGTATctccccacccttcttgtgAGCCCCCTTCAGGAACTGGGAGGCTGTCattaggtctctctggagccttctccaggctgagcaactccagctttctcagcctgcctttgtagcagaggttTCCCAacactctgatcatctttgtggccctcctctggacccactccattgGCTCTTCATCCAAACTTCGAGCCACAACATTCCCAACTAAACCAAAATAGCTATTTTTTCACAAGGCTGATTTAtactaaaaaggaaaaaaaaagttcctgGAGTACCTTGTACTCTCATTTTTATTGGCTTCAAGTTCTCCACTGTCTCCAAAGTGCTCCAAACAACACTGAGGAAACTTGTTTACCAGACAGTTTAAAGACAGGATGCCTACAGCATACCCTCCCCAGATTGCTGTACTCTGAAACTAGGAACATCATGGAGTAAGTCTACTGAACAGGCCACTTGCAAGACCCCACAGCAACAATGTTTCTGAAGTAATTCTTCATCTATTTaagttacattaaaaaaaaaattgaaaaaacccaaataaagcCCCAAACCAGACAGTTACCTTAAAACAAATACAAAGAGACCATGCTCCAAAGACTGGTGAGCACAGGAGGGTGCCCCTTACCCTAAACTACTTATCAAGAGTCCATCCTGAGAGTCCAGGCTGCTGGGCTACAAGTGGCTGACCTCTATCTCACCGTTCCCAGCAGTGGCTGATTCTGTGCAAGGGGCACCTCTGGATGTGGATGTACACTGGAACTGTGTCCCCAAGCACTCCCAGCTGGCTCTCCTCtcaagcccagccctgcagttaCTTCCCAACCATTAAACAAAGGTTGTACAACTCCTAGAACACACAAACCCATCCTACAGATTCAAACCAACAGTCTACTTTCTgacccagagctgtgccagctggagGTGGCCTCAGGGAGACCAAGTGAGTTTGGTCAGTTTCTGTGGTCGTTACCTGACTCAATGGTCAGCACATTCCTGCCAGAGCCGTGGCGCACCAGCCCCTCGGACTCCGGCGCTCCTCGGGCGTCCAGGAGGGATGTCAGAGGGTTGAAGGACAGGCAAAGGAACgtgagggcacagagcaggatgCGAGAGCGATCCACCATACCGAGGGCCACAGGAGGAGAGTCAGGCTCATCTTTAACCTTCACAGGAATAGGAgtggagagaaaagaggagaaaaaaagacttcTGAGCATTCTGTAGAACAAAAAGCAATGCTTATGCCAAGAGAAGGGtaggaagggaggagaaagagaacacATTCTGAAACCTGCCTTTAAGATCGAGATCAGCAAGAACTCCAGTGAAGCTTTGCCTAGCTTAGTAAGATAGGGATGAAGTATTTGAGTGCCTTTgccttccttctgcttccagTCATTTCAGTTATCATTAACTGGATTACTGATTTAGGCTAGGATTAACCTTTGCTGCCCTGACTCTTTTGAGAACCTCCCAGCAGACTCATTTCTGTGATACCCACAAAAAcctggcagctgaaggcagctaACAGCTTTCTGTTGCTGTAGTTACTTATGGTCTCATTTTAACCACAGCTGATGTCACCACCCATTTCAAAGTTCTCTGACTTATTCACTGGGTATATATATCCCTGGAAGGCCCTGGGCCCTTTGGGTCATGAACACACACTGTAAGCCCACAGAGACTCTAAGGGAGCTGAACTCTAAATGCAGTTCTAGCAGCTAAGGAATGGATCAGATTAAGACTGCTCAGGTAGTCTGCTGAGTGATTTAAGACACCCATGCACCTTCTTCATCCTTATAAAGCATCTCTGACTCCTATATATCTACTTGCTGACTCTGCTCTTGAGAATTAGGAGAATTTGTGTTTTGCCCCTCACATATGCCTGAAGCAGAGACCTTGAAGTTGCCAAGTGAAGTGACAAATACCTTTGCATCATCAAGGAGAGGGCTTCCTGGCTCCGAATCAATGGAATAGGGAGAGAAGCCAGCCTGGGATCCCGAgtcagaggctggaggagacatCAGCAGCACATTCTGGTTGAAGTCATCTATCTTCAGATCCACATCATTGTCAACCAGACTACTTAGGTCAATGCCCTTCAATAGCTCTGCAAAAATAAGAGTGCTTTACATACATGTCTCTCAATCCTGCATCCTGCCAGTGCCACCAGAGTAACACTGGGCACTGTCACTGCAGTGTGCACGTTATCTGCCTCTGCCAAGGATAAGAAACTGCAGGAGGCTTCCTACATTCACACTGGCTGCCTCACctctgctgcacagcctccaCAACTTACTGTTTTTTTGGTTAGCCAGCTTCAGAACCATGTTCTCCTGCCTCAGCTTATGGTTGGTCTGCTGCAGGTATTTAATGTAATCGATGGCTTTCCTCAGGACTCCAGATTTGTGCATCTGCAAGCAATTAAGAGGTACACAAAATCTGTATTAAGAGTGTCAAAGCATCACTTCTGCTTGTAGTGATGCCACAACTCTTTGCATCatgtgagagaagaaaaaaaaagggtgtaAAGGACCACCTAGCAACTGTGAAGAAaactcacagcagagcaaggtATCAGACTTTGAAAGACACTCAAAGACTGGGGTCTCAGAGATCCCATAAAAACAGTACCATGGAAACAGATTAACAGATTACAACAGAGTTCACATCGAGGTTTCACCCAGAAAGTGTCCTTTGGAACTAACAAAAACAGTGGCTCTCTTCTGGGATGGAGTAAGCTGCTGGCTGTTAACCACCATTTGTTCTTTAATTGTAAGTGTTTTTCTCCTTGCCTCACTCCCTGGGCCATCCCCAAGGAAACGTTCCAGCAGCAGTGGACAAGTTTAGCTTGTAAACACAAGCCCCAAGTGCCACGAAGCCACTGGATAGAACAGGACTTCTGAAAATGTAAGCTTCCAACTCCACCCCGCAATAGGTGGTGACCTCACCAGTACAGAGACCATGCAAGGTCTATATCCAGACTACTGCTCCCTGTGAAGTGAACAGGACAACCCTGAGTATATGGGGAGAGAAAGCTTCTAATAGTACAGCAAGCAGGAGTTGTCACAAGTCAGTTTCTAAAGGAAACACATTGGAAAGCTCTGTAAATCCTCATCCCTGCTGCAGTCATGTGGAGAAAGAAACTTCAGTTAAGCGAGCTCTGGTTAGGCAGACTCAGCAAAACAGCCACTTGTGTACTCCACCTAAGGAGCCTATTTAAGTTAGGCCTAACAGAAGAACAAGGTAAAGCTTACTGCCAACAAACAGCACAGCAGTACAGGACAGTAACTGTTTTATAGGTGACCTATCCTGAGTTACATTATCAGGCTTTCCACTGCACATGTGTCTTTCACCAGCCTTATCCCAACACGCTTGTGCATACTACCAACAGCTGTACCTGCCTGACTGGATGTGAGAACCAAGCATTCATGACAGCACATTTGCTCTTATTCCACATCTTTACCTTGGCATCTGTTCCCATGACAAGGTCCTTCAGCTCAATGATCTTGTCATTTATGGACGACCGGTAACGCTTTTCAATGATGTTGTGAGTtgttctcctctccccctctttaGGTGGCTCTGGCTGCTTGACACCCCCTGGAACTTGTTTGATAGGCATCTTCTCTTGTCCCACCATCACTGGCATCGTAGTCAAAATGGTCCCATTGCTCCCAACAAGGGTCTACAGAGATGGTGTGTAACAGGCACCGTGAGTAACCAGCCGGTTTTGATGAGGTTTGTGACAGAAAAAGGAGTAAATACAAGAAGAACCAGAAAAAGTTTGTACAGCTCAGAAAAGAAGAGACATGGCAGCttcctccccttcttccttAGATGGCATGAgaactggcacagcagcacataAAAACCCCTGCCACTCTGCCTCCCACACTGTGCCTCACTGTGGAGTAAGAACATCTCTGGTTCTTCAAGAGCATCAACACTCTTCTGCCAACGCCACACTCTGTTCATCCACTAAGCAGAGAAATGCACCACGGCTCCTCCTTGCTCCTAACCATCCTCACACCTCAAGTGTCCAAATCCAACTTTTCTGTGGACAAGTGAAGTCATCACGTCAGTAACAGGCAATGCTACTTTTAAAACCAGGAACAGCAGTGATAGAAAGGAAAAGGCTATGGAAAACCAAACCTTGTCTGGAGCAATGCAGTTCTTCTGATTTCaattaaatgggaaaaaaaaaacagatccaTAAGCTCTAAAAATCCCCTAAGATTAGAAACTAAACCAACCAGTGATATATACAGTGGTGTGGAAAGCTCAAACTTGGACATTTAGATGCAGGGCAAAGCAGCTACACCAAACTAAAGCAGTCTGTACTCCATGATAAGCAACGAGGAACCTCACCAGAAGAGTTGCAGAAAGGGATTTCTGGGAGAGTTGGAATAGAGTTTAGACTGCTTAAGCCAGCAAAACAAGGTTGAGAAGGGTACATGTGTTCTCTGAAGCATGCAAAGGTTACACACAGGAAGAGTTACTTCTGTCAAAAGAAAAGGAACTAGCTGTGAGCAATCTCAGGACCAGTTTTGACTCTGAAATAGTCTTCTAACTGGGGTATTTTAAATCCCTTTGGTTTCGTTTCAAGCTGGAACTTCACAAATGAGTGAATTTGTGTCCTACACCTTTCCCTGGCCCATTTCCACCAAAACCTTCACAGATTGTGCCTATGGACACACCACCACACAAGCCTCACCTCTGGGTGGAAATGTCACCTAAAAGCAAGCAGCTTAACTGAAGACTTCAGCCTGGCTGGTAACGAGTACGTAAGAATCCTACCGCGCTACGCAAAAGAAGTAAAAACTTCACTCCAGACTGCATTTCTATCTCCCACAACAAATATTTGAACAGTGCTATCTGTTCAGAATGTCCAAGACTGTAAGAAATGTTGTCTTTGGGGGGCAAACGCTTCTCAGAGTTGATAAGAAGCAGGGGCCgtgaagcagagctgctgtctcaAACGATGATAGTGAACCCTCACTGCAAATGCCCTCTGAAAAGTGGCTCAGTGAGCTTTCACATTCAACATTCTGTCATTACACATCaggcaggagggaaagaaatctctcaagtatggagaagagaaggcttcgaggagaccttgtagtgaccttcctgtatctgaagggggctacaggaaagctggtgagggattatttacaaggtcttgcaatgacaggacgaggagtaatgggtttaaactggaagaggggagattttgactagatgttaggaagaagttctttacagtatgggtggtgagacactggcacaggtggcccagggagattgtggctgctcactccctggaggtgtttgaggcaaggttggatgaggccttcagcaacctgttctagtgagaggtgtccctgcctatggcagggggttggaactagatgatttctggggtctcttccaacctaaaccattattTCTAGGATTCTGGGGGGGGTAGCTTCCCGTTTCAAGTACCTTCCAGAGGTTAAAAATCAAATGGAATTCTCAGGTCACATTTCTCTCCCTGTGACACCCGAAAAAAGTAAACAGAAACATGCCCTTGGTCTTTGCTTACTGGCCATGGAAGGCTGCCAGAGAAGTACAATCTGTGTGTTTAGCCTTGGCAGATACAAGGCATTACTCACCCTGGATGCATCTACACCAGCCATCAAAACCCCTCCTATGTGCACCATGGCAGAACATGAAAGCCCAAACCTCCTCCTCGCACCAAGAGGAAAAGGACATCAGCAAGAGAGAACAACCATATGGTACCTGCAGAGCCGTGGTCTGAATGGGAGTAGTGAGCGCCGTCAGCGCCGGgttctgcactgcagccatAACAGGATTGCCATCTGTTTTCAGGGTTGTCAGCACAAGGGAGTCTGTTTTTATGATCTGAGGCTGGACCAAAACCTAGGTTGAAAAGAGCTATAGGTGAAGGGGAGAGTAGGTACCAATTTCTTTCCACAGTGAAAGGTAAGCAATGACAGAACTGTAAGTTGGTATCTCAGTGGATGGCAAAAGAGCGAGGCGTTTCTTCCACCTTCTGCCTTGCATCACCTGCACGGGTTTTGCTGGCCCCTGATGCAAACTCTGACCATGAGACAGTCTGAacagtgctgcagggaggagagcagggaatCACCAGGACACTGGCTTTCAAATCAGGCACCAGGTGTAAACAAATATGTAAAAAAACAATAAGAGATGATGGAAAAagttcccttcccctctccaatTACACCTAGAATTAGCTCTCTACACTATCTGATTGAGTCCAAAATACctagggcagcctgctctgacaaGTACCTGTAGTAATTCCCCCTCTCAAGTTCACTGAAAGGATCTGTACCATGAGTACAGATCAAAACCAGCTGTATAAGTTATGTTGCCATAACACAGCATGATCTTGTTTTCCCAAATAGCTCATCAGCTCTCAAATACAGAGAGCACTACAGGTGGCACAGTACAACTGTACCAGAGCAACCTCCCCACATCGAGTCTCCTACCAGTAAACTTTTTTATCTAATGCAAAGACACAAAACAATTTTTTGCTGTTGTgtgcattttaaaaacaaaatcacaTGCCAGTGTAGCAGCAAAAAGATCCAAGAAACTGTGGCAGGAGAACATTCTGGTGTCAGCCAGCCCACGTAAGCCATGGTGTCGATGGGGGACTTGCAAAGAAGGTAAGTAAGATCTCCAATCTGGTTTGGCTGCACTATGTCACAAAAATCACATCTGACAGAGCTCAGTGCCACAGGTGTCTCACTGAAAACAGCGTCTGAACATTGCTCACTACCTGAAGCCACATCACAGCTTACAACAGTGACCCTCATGCATGAAGTAAAACGTCTCTAGAAGATGGGCTGACTGGAAATCTCTCACACAAAAGCCATCCTCGCCAGGATGACAAGCCTCACTACCTATCCCATGGCAAGACAGCagaccaaacaagcaaacacaatttcttcctccactGGATCCCTGCATCATTCCACATTTTCACTTACTGGAACTTGCTGGACCTGTGGGGCAGcaactgtctggactgtggctggtGTTAAGGTCTGGATGGTACCGTTGGCAGCCTGCGTTAGCACTCGCTGGGCCTGCACGGTCTGCACTTGCTGCTGGATGGTAACTGGTTGAACTTGGGAGGATGTCACCAGGCTCTGGACTTGAGGCTGGAGAACTGAAAATGAGAAGAGATGTCAGGAACAGCCCAGAGACACAAGTCTccattctgcagcctgctcctagCTTCACTCCTATTCTTCCCAGAGCTTTTTGGTAGGCAGCGTTCATCTAACACATCCCACATGCTGAGAAGCTTCCAGCTCCTTTGATGCCTCCTGCAAGAGGACACTGCAACTACAATAAAAGCTTTCAAGGAGACCCAGAGGAGCAGCTAAAAGAAAATAACCACCTTTGGTCTGATAGTGCAGGACTGATTATTTCAGTGATATTATGCAATACACTGAACCACTCCTGCTGATCTCAGGGAACACTGAGATCCTATTTATCACATAAAAGACCAACACCTACTGAGAAGAATCCAGACAGTTCACATTCACAAAGGAAGATACAGTCATTAAATGTCCCTCCAAGTGTTTCTGCTCAATGCAGGTACTGCACACTGAAGAGCCTGGTAGTGAAAATGTGCTTTCCTTCCAGACTGCCAcatgggacaggctgcagcttcAGGACTGGATCTGCCTACCACACCCATCAGCGGGAGCACAAGGCTGCCAGCAACCATGTCTAGACCTATCTTCCTCAAGCCTCCCAAGAGGCCAGAATGGGACAGCAGCAAGAAGACAATGCTCTAGAGGTCACACAAAATGATTTAAGGTCTTATTTACGATCATTTCTCATGCTGCCCTGACTGCAAAGCCACGGAGGCAGCAGAAGGTACACCTCACAGGCAGCTTCTTGTAGCCAACAGCACTTTTGGAGGCTGAACCCTGCTTTACACCAAGCACATCTGTATCTTGAGCACCAAGAAACTGGAGGGGCACCAGGCACACATGTGCTTTGAACCCCTTCAGACACTACCTTGGAAGCTGGTGGCTGCGTTCTGGTAGATCACTGGCTGCTGGATAATCCTGGTGGGAGGCGCAGAGCTGAACGTTGGTGCAATcatcacagcctgctgctgcagctgaggctggagcgGAGGCCGAGGCTGAAGGAGGGGGGCTGACCGTGGAGGGGCCGCAGGTGTAGCCTGTGTCACCTTGACTGGCAGAGtctggagc
The sequence above is drawn from the Pogoniulus pusillus isolate bPogPus1 chromosome 15, bPogPus1.pri, whole genome shotgun sequence genome and encodes:
- the SREBF2 gene encoding sterol regulatory element-binding protein 2, which gives rise to MEGGELGAENMETLTELGDELTLGDIDEMLQFVSNQAGDFPDLFSDHLCGTFQGNGSSGNNSNSSSSGTLEPQLQRSYSQVQLQPFPPSPASPQLQTLPVKVTQATPAAPPRSAPLLQPRPPLQPQLQQQAVMIAPTFSSAPPTRIIQQPVIYQNAATSFQVLQPQVQSLVTSSQVQPVTIQQQVQTVQAQRVLTQAANGTIQTLTPATVQTVAAPQVQQVPVLVQPQIIKTDSLVLTTLKTDGNPVMAAVQNPALTALTTPIQTTALQTLVGSNGTILTTMPVMVGQEKMPIKQVPGGVKQPEPPKEGERRTTHNIIEKRYRSSINDKIIELKDLVMGTDAKMHKSGVLRKAIDYIKYLQQTNHKLRQENMVLKLANQKNKLLKGIDLSSLVDNDVDLKIDDFNQNVLLMSPPASDSGSQAGFSPYSIDSEPGSPLLDDAKVKDEPDSPPVALGMVDRSRILLCALTFLCLSFNPLTSLLDARGAPESEGLVRHGSGRNVLTIESDAGGWFGWMMPTLILWLVNGVIVLSVFIKLLVHGEPVTRLHSRSSVTFWRHRKQADLDLARGDFAAAASNLQTCLSVLGRALPASRLDLACSLSWNVIRYSLQKLALVRWLLKRTSHQWRAREANAGFEDEAKTSARDAALAYHKLHQLHITGKLPSSSAYSGLHMALCAVNLAECAEEKIPPSTMAEIHLTAAVGLKTRCGGKLGFLASYFLSQAQSLCSAERSAIPDSLRWLCHPLGQKFFVERSWTVKSAAKESLYCTQRNPADPIAQVHQAFCENLLERAVDSLVKPQTRKEAAGQEEEEPCEFSSAMEYLKLLNSFLDSMGSGAPPFANSSVLKSALGPDVVCRWWSAAVAMAVGWLRGDDAAVRAHFAEVERMPKALELSENALVKATFYVCKAMQASLSGKADGQQSSLAHCERASSHLWNSLNMSSGVSSAVLNNMIQLLACDLLLSLRTSLWQKQANTSQALGETYHASAPELTGFQRDLGSLRKLAHGFRPAYRKVFLHEATVRLMAGASPTRTHQLLEHSLRRRTPQSNKQGELDTLPGQRERATAILLACRHLPLSFLSSPGQRAVLLAEAARTLEKVGDKRSCNDCQQMIVKLSGGTAIAAS